In Cryptomeria japonica chromosome 10, Sugi_1.0, whole genome shotgun sequence, a genomic segment contains:
- the LOC131859659 gene encoding G-type lectin S-receptor-like serine/threonine-protein kinase At2g19130, with amino-acid sequence MVIESAMKHLFLAITVIIAAHYCSSLGVDGGDTLSLGASLTGNQKLISKNGTFALGFFSPRATENWYIGIWHAPISQNVIVWVANRENPVRNKPGILKFSRDGQLRLFDKKGRSVWSTDTDQKGSRAVITDSGNFIMLETHNNSAVVWESFKHPTDTWLPGMEMWKGMKLTSWKSSSDPATGLFSYGMDMSPGKTQMMLFYNNTVPCLSSGEWIGGYFVKEPQMEGSKKLQTSCVRLSPSRIYIKYVINQIDHILTGRILVSENGRFQIYFLMDDGRWSVRWSTYQGQCNDYEICGAYGLCNLNDVCSCVQGFTPKNGSKSWWSSGCARQRPLHCSVTEGTTDGFSEAKDQYLSEKEAVLYNEETQDSCRTSCLNNCSCTAFAFAISDPPVCRLWFGDLFGMSVSSESKSVFVRMAASELPQLKSEKTSKTPKVTISLSAAASLLAVAGLMSAVLFLWKRQRMWKKDVEEEVPMSLKKFSYKELRIATENFKHKLGSGAFGSVFKGTLPDNTPVAVKRLEGSSHADKQFRAEIITTGRIQHVNLIRLWGFCVEGSRRLLVYAYMANGSLNSFLFSESGDSDKVLDWKTRFDIAVGTARGLVYLHEECRDRIIHCDIKPENILLDCDFNPKVADFGLAKLVGRDFSRVLTTTRGTRGYLAPEWISGLPITPKADVYSFGMMLLEIISGRRNLDLKVEESRLYFPTWASSQIQSGNIIELVDAKIASEADIREVRRAAVVGGLCIQDDEDERPTMSEVVKILEGTMESPVPQTPRSLMVLVGQLDDNDNGSCDKLHTISSGSVPAK; translated from the coding sequence ATGGTTATTGAATCGGCCATGAAGCATTTGTTCCTAGCAATTACTGTGATTATTGCAGCGCATTACTGCAGTTCACTAGGAGTGGATGGTGGAGATACCCTTTCCTTAGGGGCTTCGCTCACTGGAAATCAGAAATTAATTTCGAAAAATGGCACGTTTGCATTGGGATTTTTCAGCCCGAGAGCAACGGAAAACTGGTATATTGGCATCTGGCATGCACCAATATCTCAAAACGTCATTGTTTGGGTGGCTAACAGAGAAAATCCTGTCAGAAACAAGCCTGGCATTCTAAAATTTTCGAGAGACGGTCAGCTCAGATTGTTTGATAAGAAGGGCCGGTCTGTTTGGTCGACTGATACTGACCAGAAAGGATCACGAGCTGTGATAACGGACTCTGGCAATTTCATTATGCTAGAAACCCACAACAACTCTGCGGTTGTTTGGGAGAGTTTCAAGCATCCGACAGATACATGGTTGCCTGGCATGGAGATGTGGAAAGGCATGAAGCTGACATCTTGGAAGAGTTCTTCAGATCCTGCAACTGGGCTCTTCTCTTACGGTATGGACATGTCTCCAGGAAAGACACAGATGATGCTGTTCTATAACAACACGGTTCCGTGCCTGTCCAGTGGAGAATGGATTGGGGGTTATTTTGTTAAGGAACCCCAAATGGAAGGTTCTAAGAAACTTCAAACGTCCTGTGTGAGGCTTTCTCCTTCAAGAATATACATTAAATATGTTATAAACCAGATAGATCATATCCTCACGGGGCGAATCCTGGTAAGTGAGAATGGCAGATTTCAAATTTACTTCTTGATGGATGATGGTAGATGGAGTGTGAGATGGTCGACATACCAAGGTCAATGCAATGACTATGAAATCTGCGGGGCCTATGGACTTTGCAATTTGAATGATGTGTGCAGTTGTGTCCAGGGATTCACGCCCAAGAACGGCTCAAAGAGTTGGTGGTCAAGTGGGTGTGCTCGGCAAAGACCCCTGCATTGCTCTGTCACAGAAGGCACAACCGACGGCTTCTCGGAAGCAAAGGACCAATACTTGTCTGAAAAAGAAGCTGTCTTATACAACGAGGAAACTCAGGACAGCTGCCGGACTTCCTGTCTCAACAATTGCTCCTGCACAGCCTTTGCTTTCGCTATTTCTGATCCACCCGTCTGTAGATTGTGGTTTGGCGATTTATTCGGAATGAGCGTTTCTTCTGAGAGCAAATCCGTCTTCGTCAGGATGGCTGCTTCTGAGTTGCCGCAGTTGAAATCAGAGAAAACCAGCAAAACCCCTAAAGTTACCATTTCACTTTCTGCCGCCGCATCCCTTCTTGCTGTTGCGGGTCTCATGTCGGCCGTATTATTTCTGTGGAAACGTCAAAGAATGTGGAAGAAAGACGTGGAAGAGGAGGTGCCAATGTCGCTTAAAAAGTTCAGTTACAAAGAGCTGCGAATTGCTACGGAGAATTTCAAGCATAAGCTGGGTAGCGGAGCTTTCGGCTCTGTGTTCAAAGGAACTCTGCCAGACAACACGCCTGTTGCGGTTAAAAGATTAGAGGGTTCCTCGCATGCAGATAAACAATTCCGTGCTGAAATAATCACCACTGGCAGAATACAGCACGTGAATTTGATCAGGCTGTGGGGATTCTGCGTAGAAGGCTCTCGAAGGCTTCTAGTGTATGCCTACATGGCCAATGGCTCTCtaaattccttcctcttctctgaGTCGGGAGACTCAGACAAGGTGTTGGATTGGAAGACCCGATTCGACATCGCTGTGGGCACTGCACGAGGATTAGTTTATCTGCATGAGGAATGCAGGGATCGCATCATTCACTGCGATATCAAGCCTGAAAACATTCTCCTGGACTGCGACTTCAACCCAAAAGTGGCAGATTTTGGGCTAGCGAAGCTGGTTGGTAGAGATTTCAGCCGCGTACTGACGACCACAAGAGGAACTCGTGGGTACTTGGCTCCTGAGTGGATCTCCGGGCTTCCAATCACTCCCAAGGCAGACGTATACAGTTTCGGTATGATGTTGCTCGAGATTATATCGGGTCGTAGAAATCTGGACTTGAAAGTTGAGGAGAGCAGGTTGTATTTTCCTACCTGGGCTTCATCTCAAATTCAGAGTGGAAACATAATAGAGCTTGTGGACGCAAAAATAGCAAGTGAAGCGGATATCAGAGAGGTGAGAAGAGCCGCTGTGGTGGGTGGGCTGTGCATTCAAGACGATGAGGATGAGAGGCCGACCATGAGTGAAGTGGTGAAGATATTGGAAGGCACAATGGAGTCTCCTGTGCCACAAACTCCGAGGTCTCTAATGGTCCTAGTGGGTCAGCTTGACGACAACGACAATGGTAGCTGCGACAAACTTCATACCATATCAAGTGGGTCCGTACCCGCAAAATAG